From Macaca mulatta isolate MMU2019108-1 chromosome 3, T2T-MMU8v2.0, whole genome shotgun sequence, the proteins below share one genomic window:
- the UPP1 gene encoding uridine phosphorylase 1 isoform X1, translated as MAATGANAEKPESHNDCPVRLLNPNIAKMKEDILYHFNLTTSRHNFPALFGDVKFVCVGGSPSRMKAFIRCVGAELGLDCPGRDYPNICAGTDRYAMYKVGPVLSVSHGMGIPSISIMLHELIKLLYYARCSDVTIIRIGTSGGIGLEPGTVVITEQAVDTCFKAEFEQIVLGKRVIRKTDLNKKLVQELLLCSAELSEFTAVVGNTMCTLDFYEGQGRLDGALCSYTEKDKQAYLEAAYAAGVRNIEMESSVFAAMCSACGLQAAVVCVTLLNRLEGDQISSPHNVLTEYQQRPQRLVSYFIKKKLSKA; from the exons ATGGCGGCCACAGGAGCCAATGCAGAGAAACCTGAAAGTCACAA TGATTGTCCCGTCAGACTTTTAAATCCAAACATagcaaaaatgaaagaagacattCTCTATCATTTCAATCTCACCACTAGCAGACACAATTTCCCAGCCTTGTTTGGAGATGTGAAG TTTGTGTGTGTTGGCGGAAGCCCCTCCCGGATGAAAGCCTTCATCAGGTGCGTTGGTGCAGAGCTGGGCCTTGACTGCCCAGGTAGAGACTATCCCAACATCTGTGCGGGAACTGACCGCTATGCCATGTATAAAGTAGGACCGGTGCTGTCTGTCAGT CATGGTATGGGCATTCCTTCTATCTCAATCATGTTGCATGAGCTCATAAAGCTGCTGTACTATGCCCGGTGCTCCGACGTCACTATCATCCGCATTGGCACTTCTGGTGGGATAG GTCTGGAACCCGGTACCGTTGTCATAACAGAGCAGGCAGTGGATACCTGCTTCAAGGCAGAGTTTGAGCAGATTGTGCTGGGGAAGCGGGTCATCCGGAAAACGGACCTGAACAAGAAGCTGGTGCAGGAGCTGTTGCTGTGTTCTGCAGAGCTGAGCGAGTTCACCGCGGTAGTGGGGAACACCATGTGTACCTTGGACTTCTATGAAG GGCAAGGCCGTCTGGATGGGGCTCTCTGCTCCTACACCGAGAAGGACAAGCAGGCGTATCTGGAGGCGGCCTACGCAGCCGGCGTCCGCAACATTGAGATGGAGTCCTCAGTGTTTGCCGCCATGTGCAGCGCCTGCGGCCTCCAAG CGGCCGTGGTGTGTGTCACCCTCCTGAACCGCCTGGAAGGGGACCAGATCAGCAGCCCTCACAATGTGCTCACCGAGTACCAGCAGAGGCCGCAGCGGCTGGTGAGCTACTTCATCAAGAAGAAACTGAGCAAGGCCTGA
- the UPP1 gene encoding uridine phosphorylase 1 isoform X2 produces MFYKPSTFLFFNSDCPVRLLNPNIAKMKEDILYHFNLTTSRHNFPALFGDVKFVCVGGSPSRMKAFIRCVGAELGLDCPGRDYPNICAGTDRYAMYKVGPVLSVSHGMGIPSISIMLHELIKLLYYARCSDVTIIRIGTSGGIGLEPGTVVITEQAVDTCFKAEFEQIVLGKRVIRKTDLNKKLVQELLLCSAELSEFTAVVGNTMCTLDFYEGQGRLDGALCSYTEKDKQAYLEAAYAAGVRNIEMESSVFAAMCSACGLQAAVVCVTLLNRLEGDQISSPHNVLTEYQQRPQRLVSYFIKKKLSKA; encoded by the exons ATGTTCTATAAGCCTTccactttcttgttttttaacaGTGATTGTCCCGTCAGACTTTTAAATCCAAACATagcaaaaatgaaagaagacattCTCTATCATTTCAATCTCACCACTAGCAGACACAATTTCCCAGCCTTGTTTGGAGATGTGAAG TTTGTGTGTGTTGGCGGAAGCCCCTCCCGGATGAAAGCCTTCATCAGGTGCGTTGGTGCAGAGCTGGGCCTTGACTGCCCAGGTAGAGACTATCCCAACATCTGTGCGGGAACTGACCGCTATGCCATGTATAAAGTAGGACCGGTGCTGTCTGTCAGT CATGGTATGGGCATTCCTTCTATCTCAATCATGTTGCATGAGCTCATAAAGCTGCTGTACTATGCCCGGTGCTCCGACGTCACTATCATCCGCATTGGCACTTCTGGTGGGATAG GTCTGGAACCCGGTACCGTTGTCATAACAGAGCAGGCAGTGGATACCTGCTTCAAGGCAGAGTTTGAGCAGATTGTGCTGGGGAAGCGGGTCATCCGGAAAACGGACCTGAACAAGAAGCTGGTGCAGGAGCTGTTGCTGTGTTCTGCAGAGCTGAGCGAGTTCACCGCGGTAGTGGGGAACACCATGTGTACCTTGGACTTCTATGAAG GGCAAGGCCGTCTGGATGGGGCTCTCTGCTCCTACACCGAGAAGGACAAGCAGGCGTATCTGGAGGCGGCCTACGCAGCCGGCGTCCGCAACATTGAGATGGAGTCCTCAGTGTTTGCCGCCATGTGCAGCGCCTGCGGCCTCCAAG CGGCCGTGGTGTGTGTCACCCTCCTGAACCGCCTGGAAGGGGACCAGATCAGCAGCCCTCACAATGTGCTCACCGAGTACCAGCAGAGGCCGCAGCGGCTGGTGAGCTACTTCATCAAGAAGAAACTGAGCAAGGCCTGA
- the UPP1 gene encoding uridine phosphorylase 1 isoform X3, translated as MQRNLKVTSLEPGTVVITEQAVDTCFKAEFEQIVLGKRVIRKTDLNKKLVQELLLCSAELSEFTAVVGNTMCTLDFYEGQGRLDGALCSYTEKDKQAYLEAAYAAGVRNIEMESSVFAAMCSACGLQAAVVCVTLLNRLEGDQISSPHNVLTEYQQRPQRLVSYFIKKKLSKA; from the exons ATGCAGAGAAACCTGAAAGTCACAA GTCTGGAACCCGGTACCGTTGTCATAACAGAGCAGGCAGTGGATACCTGCTTCAAGGCAGAGTTTGAGCAGATTGTGCTGGGGAAGCGGGTCATCCGGAAAACGGACCTGAACAAGAAGCTGGTGCAGGAGCTGTTGCTGTGTTCTGCAGAGCTGAGCGAGTTCACCGCGGTAGTGGGGAACACCATGTGTACCTTGGACTTCTATGAAG GGCAAGGCCGTCTGGATGGGGCTCTCTGCTCCTACACCGAGAAGGACAAGCAGGCGTATCTGGAGGCGGCCTACGCAGCCGGCGTCCGCAACATTGAGATGGAGTCCTCAGTGTTTGCCGCCATGTGCAGCGCCTGCGGCCTCCAAG CGGCCGTGGTGTGTGTCACCCTCCTGAACCGCCTGGAAGGGGACCAGATCAGCAGCCCTCACAATGTGCTCACCGAGTACCAGCAGAGGCCGCAGCGGCTGGTGAGCTACTTCATCAAGAAGAAACTGAGCAAGGCCTGA